In the genome of Amia ocellicauda isolate fAmiCal2 chromosome 3, fAmiCal2.hap1, whole genome shotgun sequence, one region contains:
- the LOC136746903 gene encoding uncharacterized protein LOC136746903 — MVTDAQIDSDIVDDFIAANVLGRSIKPASERPSNEVMVVVSQLLPEAQLCPAVVPWPSYPPQQPPDIFHASAPPLPSFSTFANLNNSYSVLQNAGAGIPFSSEWPNQCEMGYENPFLPFPGANMPAFALSSSSPQPPRNTGFNPHEQHCSGVTVVKEMEQDQAEEWCKPFNPPKKRKFIKKKSPKSKDHPVTDSQIYLDIDDFIAANVLGRCIKPASERPSNDIVVVSQQAAKGLLPDAQSCPAVVPWPGYPHQQPPEIFHTSAPPLPSYSTFANLNNSYSMQQNPGPGIPFSSEWPSPYELGYENPFLPFPGANMPACVPYPPATESSLPYRPQACILSSSSPQPLESRGFSPYEQHCSGHNIPDLLTLDSFEDFSEETMRNQELFQRSSLQENPFP, encoded by the exons ATGGTCACAGATGCTCAGATTGATTCAGACATTGTAGATG atttCATTGCAGCTAATGTTTTGGGGAGGTCCATTAAGCCTGCTTCAGAAAGGCCATCAAATGAAGTCATGGTGGTTGTGAGCCAGCTTCTTCCTGAGGCCCAGTTGTGTCCTGCGGTCGTCCCGTGGCCaagctatccaccccagcagcCTCCAGATATATTTCATGCTTCTGCTCCCCCATTACCCAGCTTCAGTACCTTTGCCAACCTGAACAACTCTTACTCTGTGCTTCAGAATGCTGGAGCTGGAATCCCATTCTCTTCTGAGTGGCCTAATCAGTGTGAGATGGGTTATGAAAACCCTTTTCTCCCTTTTCCCGGGGCAAATATGCCTGCCTTTGCTCTGAGTTCCAGTAGTCCACAGCCGCCCAGGAACACAGGCTTCAACCCGCATGAACAGCACTGCAGTGGAGTCACA GTAGTCAAAGAAATGGAACAAGACCAGGCAGAAGAATGGTGCAAGCCAttcaacccccccaaaaaacg gAAATTCATAAAGAAGAAAAGCCCAAAATCCAAAGATCACCCAGTCACGGATTCTCAGATCTATTTAGATATAGATG ATTTCATTGCAGCTAATGTTTTGGGAAGGTGCATTAAGCCTGCATCAGAAAGGCCATCCAATGATATTGTGGTTGTGAGCCAGCAGGCTGCCAAAGGGCTGCTTCCTGATGCCCAGTCGTGTCCTGCAGTTGTCCCGTGGCCAGGCTATCCACACCAGCAGCCTCCAGAGATATTTCACACTTCTGCTCCCCCATTACCAAGCTACAGTACCTTTGCCAACCTGAACAACTCTTACTCCATGCAGCAGAATCCTGGACCTGGAATCCCGTTTTCCTCTGAGTGGCCTAGTCCATATGAGCTGGGTTATGAAAACCCTTTTCTCCCTTTTCCTGGGGCAAATATGCCTGCCTGTGTCCCATACCCTCCTGCCACTGAGTCCTCCCTGCCGTACAGACCCCAGGCCTGTATTCTGAGTTCCAGCAGTCCGCAGCCGCTCGAAAGCAGAGGCTTCAGCCCGTATGAACAGCACTGCAGTGGACACA ACATTCCAGACCTACTAACATTAGACAGCTTTGAAGATTTCTCTGAAGAGACTATGAGAAACCAGGAGCTTTTCCAAAGAAGTTCCTTACAAGAAAATCCTTTTCCATGa